Within the Gossypium raimondii isolate GPD5lz chromosome 12, ASM2569854v1, whole genome shotgun sequence genome, the region AATATGTGGCAGCATCTTGGTGTGTGTGTCATGCTATATGGCTCAGAAATTTGTTGGGTGAGTTGGAGCAACAACAACTTGGTGCAACTGAGATACGAGTTGACAATAAATCAGCGATTGAGTTGGCAAAGAACCCAGTGAATCATGAGAGAAGCAAACACATTGACATTCGTTTTCATTTCATCCGAGATCATGTAAAGTAAGGAAGTGTGAAATTAGTGCACGTGGCAAGTCGGGACAAAGTTGCGGATATCTTTACAAAATCGCTACCGATGGTACTCTTTGACAACTACAAGAAATTAATCGGCATGAAGGATGGCAGAAGAATTTAAGTTTACAGGGGAGTTttgttaaataaacttaaatgaaatagagttatgttatatgaaaggTCAAGGGTtatgaaaggtcaagagttatgttgttttttaatgggtttaaattagtagtttttttgtttaggaaaatgaaaggtcaagagtcattggtttatggttattattagattttaatattttcagttttttgttgttttaaagggTAGACtatagcctataaatagtttgtaagcTTTTGATTTTATAAGTGAGAACAATTTTATATTGAGAACATTTTCTCTGATTAAATGTAGGGTTTTTTGTAATTTCGAAGCGTGAAAGCGAAGCtttaaaattagttgaaagggaattttagattttggaaaTTGTGAGGGAAAATATGGTGAAGGGAAGGAGGGATCGGATGGATCAGTTTCATAGATacctttcatttttatttttgcttctttctttttattctctGATTGCTTCTCTTTGGGTGCTTGCAGGTAAGGTTACAacaattgttatttttaatcttaCATGATATGCAGTTGGTATGCAAGCAAAGGTGTGGGTATGAAGAAGAAAACCACTTACTGGAAACAGGAATGGCTTGTGGTTATGGTTGTTGAAGGTTTCTGCAAAGAATGATTGATACCTACTCCACTGCCCTTTCTCttttcccatttttattttgttatagcATTCACgttaacaatattattattttattatgggtaaactacacccatggtcacttttgtttaccttaggttacattttagtcacttatgtttgaaatgttacgtttttgttacttatgttatcgtgttgtatcattttagtcactgagctatTAATTGTCGCTAACGGTGTAACAGTAAGTTgacgtgacacgttaaatcatcatttcaaacaaaaattttagggtaaattatacaaTCGATCcccatattttatcattttgagcaatttaatttttttatgttctttaattttttttctttattttccattatctTATGTTTCTCCCTTTATTTTCttaccttctccatttcttttaacatatcaagaagtcgaattggcagtgAAGAAATAAGTAGGAAGTCGAAAACTATCattgcctataaccaaaacccataaacccataccaAGCTTTTTTCTTCACTGCCAATTCGACATCCTGATAtgttgaaagaaatggagaaggtaggaaaatagagggagaagcagaagagaatgaaaaataatgaaaaaaaaaaggttaaaagaacataaaagaaaaaaattaaattgctcaaaatgaaaaaaatatagggaccaattgtataatttaacctaatttttttgtttgaaatgatgatttaatgcgCCACATTAGCTTACTGTTAtaccgttaacgacaattaatggctcaatgactaaaatgttacaacacgataacataagtgactaaaacgtaacatttcaaacataagtgactaaaacataacatgaagtaaacaaaagtgaccatgggtgtaatttacccttttattatttatgtgttgataaaaaaacataatacttatttaaccctcaaattttataaaaaatttattttataaaaaattattttattccttcattttattttattgtcccttttaacttttgaatttatttttgttgctgATGTGGATATTACATaaggaattaatttttaaaaaatttaaaatattaactttttttttatctattttaaataatttgacaaaaaaatataaatttaataattaaaaaacaaaaaattaaataaagtactAAACTGATATTTTGATAAAGTCGGAGGTATgccattatataaaaaagatagAACTATTTTGATATTGTAGGGATGTGATGGTGAATGGTCATATATAAAGCATTAATGGAGTCGAAAAGGAAACCCAGCTGATGAAGTAACCCGGAAAATCCTTTTCCTTCCTATAAAGTGTCGGTTGATTCATGCAATTGGCGCCTTCATCATCTCATTTCTCTTATCTCCATTCTTTCAAgtctaaaagaagaaaaacaaaacacttGTTTTCTCTTCTGAAATGGATCCGACACCGACGTCCGATAACCGACCTGAAATCTGTTTTTTCGATTTGGAGACCACCGTCCCTCAGCGGCGCGGCCAAGGCTACTCCATTCTCGAATTTGGTGCCATTTTAGTTTGCCCCAAGAGGCTCCTTGAGCTCCACAGCTACTCCTCTCTGGTCCGACCCGACGACCTCTCTCTTATTTCCCCTGCCTCTGCGCGCTGCAACGGTATCACTCGAGAAGCCGTCATTTCGGCACCTTCCTTTTCTGAAATCGCCGACGAAGTTCACGACCTTCTCCATGGTCCGCATCTCACACtcaaatttccttctttttttgttttccttctgGTTTTAAGTATATGAagttttttaaatgaattttgcAGGAAGGGTTTGGGCGGGTCATAATATAGTGAGGTTTGATTGCGTGAGAATAAGGGAGGCGTTCGAGAAGATTGGTAGGGCGGCGCCGGAGCCTAAGGGAATTATCGATTCATTGGCGTTGTTGACTCAAAGATTCGGAAGGAGAGCCGGTAATATGAaggtatttttatttcttataaaaacttcagccttttttctatttttataaaaacctTAGCCATCTTTTATCAACCTTATGTATACATATCATCCATACACATATGGTCGTTAGAAATTTATAATCATTGTGTGAagcatttaaacattaaaatatcaagaaaacATCAGACTGCCAGATTTATCCAGTTGAGCTGGGGATCGGAAGTCCGAccgatttgattttttttttcctaattccAACATATTGCAAGTTTTGGCACTTGATATGGAGTTTTGTTTAATGTTACTTAAATGCAGATGGCAACTCTTGCCAATTATTTCGGGATTGGAGTGCAGTCACACAGGCAAGTctttaatgaatatataaactCTTTTCACCTTGGATGAGAGTGGGAATTTTTTGTTTCACTGAAATAAACATCCTGCTATATGATCATTCAGGAGCTTGGATGATGTTCGCATGAACCTCGAAGTTGTCAAGTATTGTGCAACCGTTTTGTTCCTGGTATGGTACTAGTTTTTGAGTGGCAAATGTTGTAACACTGTGTTGTTTTCAACGATGTGCCTTTGGCATCACAAAATTTAAGCACCATATTTCACTTGCCTCAACTTGGGAAATGTTAGATCAGACATTTTTTTCAGTGACAATGCTTCTGTGAGTTTATGCAAGATTCTGAATGCTTGTGACAATGCTGCCAAAAGAATTTTCGAAGACTGCGAAAGCAGTTCCGAGTGGAAGCCTATCATGGGTATAAATTATCGTTACATCAACAATCCGACCGTGAGACTGCAGTAAGTTTTTCCTactttaaatgttatgtttcaGATAGTTTAAAGACATGGACTTGAATCTTGTAACTATTTCATTGATTCTTTGATTTGTTTCTGGCAGCATACCGACTGTAGTCAACGGCAATATCGCTCGCTATGCTGCTGAGATTCATCAGAAGGATAGCTCCGGTACTGTGCAAAAGCTCGTATTCAGCAAATTTGATGCTGCAGAGCTTGGTAACTTAATCAGAGGTGGGATCTTTGTGGATGCATTCTTCAGCTTGGATACTTATGATTATCTGCAGAATGCAGGCATCAGATTGGTGGCCAAAAAATTGGTTATACATTCAGATTAGGGGTGATTGATCCATTTCAGATTGTTTCCAGATATGTAATAGCACTGTTTATGCTAAATCTGACTCATAGATATGAGTTGATTTCTCTCATTCATAGCTTCAGAATGACATAGGGCACtgataaaaaaaagattgataTTGTAAATTTATGATACTGTAATGATTGAATAATTATTgctaataattgaataatttcatttttttatgtacTTCTTTCATATGTGTCGAGCATCAcaattcttattttttgttttttttttatacaatatctaaaattaCCTATAGCTTCTCCTCATCCCTTAAATAAGAGGGTAATATATTTCAACGACTCAAACCTACATATTCGTATTGATGCTAattgaactaagactcaatcgaaaatgattttatttttatacattggATATTTCgtgcaaataaataaacttgTTACGGTCTAATCATTTAtgtatctttattatttttaaaaattatctaaaCGTTCTAATTGTGTTTACTTAATGTTTTTAAGACATTCAGtataaagttaaatttttgtcaaaatacTCAAATAAAAGCTAAATCTTTAATTCTcgcttcttttatcttttaacaaattaacctaacttagattattatgttttagatTTTCTAGGAACATCCTTaagtttattttagtattttaataaaaatgggttaaatttaattcattagaaaataaaaagcatTCAAAaggttttttgaaaacacactTGAAAATTACGtggataatatatattatattatattatattatattatattatattatattatatcatatacGATAAATAGTGACTTCACAGcaacatattaaatatttaacagtttaatgatttaaataaaatttttaaataatttaataattattttatatctttttaaataatttaacaattattttataattttaaacaaaccgTAAATTTCGTAATAGTTacatgtagtttacccttttcttAATACCATGTTCAttctttaaaactaaaatattataattattaaaaaaccaaaaaagaattataacaaatatttttaattttttaaataatactaaattagAGAGTCAAATATCCGCGAAGGACCCAAACAGATGTCTTCAGCAATTATCAGTTTAGGCTTAGGGCTAGAAAAAGCCCATGATATGGTGGACAGGCCCCGTTTGCTTTTacgaaagaaaatttaaaagccTTTGTTTGATTAATCTCGTCATCTTCGACGCCGTTTCTCAGCGAACCACCAGAAACATCCAGTATTGTTGTTGCTGGCTGAAGGGCCTTAAACAAAGGTGTGTTTCGATTTCGGCAAGGTTGGGggcttttccttttcttgttgGATTTGGATTTACTGTGGGTTTTAGCTCTTATTAATCACCATCTTCCTCTCTGTATCTCCTGGTGAGTTGATATTCTTTTTCTCTGTaatcaaattcattaatttcttaGTTAGAGTTGAACCTTCAGTATTGATTTTCTGGTGGTTTGCGCTCTTCCTCGGCGGCGCACGTTCCTTTTCCACTGCTTTTGGAAAAGCAGAATACCATCGGCTTTCAGGATTAGGGTTGGCGTCTTTCTCTCCCGTTTCTTCCACTTCAATCCCCTGGTAAGGTCACTTAGTCCTCAAATTCGTTCTCTAGTTTCAATTAATTTCAGTTTTCATCTTGTTAAATGTaggggttttttttgttttttttgtaattcCAGGAAGCAGGAAAGCGCGAAGCtttaaaattagttgaaagggaattttagattttggaaaTTGTGAGGGGAAAATATGGCTGAAGGGAAGGGAGGGGATCAGATGGATCATTTTCATAGATacctttcatttttatttttgcttctttctttttattctctGATTGCTTCTCTTTGGGTGCTTGCAGGTAAGGTTACAACAGCTGTTATTTTTAATCTTACATGATATGAAGTTGGTATGCAAGCAGAGGTGTGGGTATGAAGAAGAAAACCACTTACTGGAAACAGGAATGGCTTGTGGTTATGGTTGTTGAAGGTTTCTGCAAAGAATGATTGATACCTACTCCACTGCCCTTTCTCttttcccatttttattttattatagcaTTCACgttaacaatattattattttattatttatgtgttcttgataaaaaacataatacttatttaaccctcgaattttataaaaaaaatttattttataaaaaaattattttattccttcattttattttattgtccttttaacttttgaatttatttttgttgctgATGTGGATATTACATAaggaattaattttaaaaaatttaaaatattaactttttttatctattttaaataatttgacaaaaaatataaatttaataattaaaaaaccaaaaattaaataaagtactAAACTGATATTTTGATAAAGTCGGAGGTATgccattatataaaaaagatagAACTATTTTGATATTGTAGGGATGTGATGGTGAATGGTCATATATAAAGCATTAATGGAGTCGAAAAGGAAACCCAGCTGATGAAGTAACCCGGAAAATCCTTTTCCTTCCTATAAAGTGTCGGTTGATTCATGCAATTGGCGCCTTCATCATCTCATTTCTCTTATCTCCATTCTTTCAAgtctaaaagaagaaaaacaaaacacttGTTTTCTCTTCTGAAATGGATCCGACACCGACGTCCGATAACCGACCTGAAATCTGTTTTTTCGATTTGGAGACCACCGTCCCTCAGCGGCGCGGCCAAGGCTACTCCATTCTCGAATTTGGTGCCATTTTAGTTTGCCCCAAGAGGCTCCTTGAGCTCCACAGCTACTCCTCTCTGGTCCGACCCGACGACCTCTCTCTTATTTCCCCTGCCTCTGCGCGCTGCAACGGTATCACTCGAGAAGCCGTCATTTCGGCACCTTCCTTTTCTGAAATCGCCGACGAAGTTCACGACCTTCTCCATGGTCCGCATCTCACACtcaaatttccttctttttttgttttccttctgGTTTTAAGTATATGAagttttttaaatgaattttgcAGGAAGGGTTTGGGCGGGTCATAATATAGTGAGGTTTGATTGCGTGAGAATAAGGGAGGCGTTCGAGAAGATTGGTAGGGCGGCGCCGGAGCCTAAGGGAATTATCGATTCATTGGCGTTGTTGACTCAAAGATTCGGAAGGAGAGCCGGTAATATGAaggtatttttatttcttataaaacttcagcctttttctatttttataaaaacctTAGCCATCTTTTATCAACCTTATGTATACATATCATCCATACACATATGGTCGTTAGAAATTTATAATCATTGTGTGAagcatttaaacattaaaatatcaagaaaacATCAGACTGCCAGATTTATCCAGTTGAGCTGGGGATCGGAAGTCCGAccgatttgatttttttcctaattCCAACATATTGCAAGTTTTGGCACTTGATATGGAGTTTTGTTTAATGTTACTTAAATGCAGATGGCAACTCTTGCCAATTATTTCGGGATTGGAGTGCAGTCACACAGGCAAGTctttaatgaatatataaactCTTTTCACCTTGGATGAGAGTGGGAATTTTTTGTTTCACTGAAATAAACATCCTGCTATATGATCATTCAGGAGCTTGGATGATGTTCGCATGAACCTCGAAGTTGTCAAGTATTGTGCAACCGTTTTGTTCCTGGTATGGTACTAGTTTTTGAGTGGCAAATGTTGTAACACTGTGTTGTTTTCAACGATGTGCCTTTGGCATCACAAAATTTAAGCACCATATTTCACTTGCCTCAACTTGGGAAATGTTAGATCAgacattttttttactaaagcCTTATATTTATCTTCAGGAATCAAGTCTCCCGGATATACTCACATGGAACCCGCAGGGTTCCCCGATATCACCTAGTAGTGATGATGGCAAGTCATCTCCCGAGCAACCTAGTCCAAACATGCACACCCTTTCTTCAAGTCCAACTTCAGAAAATGTTCCAAATCTATCTCTGGCAGGTGTAGGAAATAGTGAACACCATCCTAGAATATCTCTTCTGACTCATCACATAGGAGGGGCAAATGCTGATGTGTCTAATCCGGTTCAACCGGATCCTTTCAACATGAGTCTACTcagaaacaaaatagaaaccGAGGCCCTTCAATCAGATGTCACCATGGAAGAAAAAACTGAGCAAGAGTCTCAGGACATAGATATTGCTGAAGGTAGCAGTAGTTATGCAGGGTTCTTAGCACTTGATGAAGTTTCTCTTAATTCTATTAATGCATCTCTGGTCCCATATTACCGTGGCACCCAACGAATAAAACTGTTGCACGAGAATGTTGGTCTGCAACTCTTTTGTCCTTGTTTGAGAGTGCGGTTTGGAGTCGATGGGAAGTTTCTTGATCAAGGTGGCTGGCCACGTTTGAGCTTCGTAGTTGATGCTTCTCTGAGTTTATGCAAGATTCTGAATGCTTGTGACAATGCTGCCAAAAGAATTTTCGAAGATTGCGAAAGCAGTTCCGAGTGGAAGCCTATCATGGGTATAAATTATCGTTACATCAACAATCCGACCGTGAGACTGCAGTAAGTTTTTCCTactttaaatgttatgtttcaGATAGTTTAAAGACATGGACTTGAATCTTGTAATTATTTCATTGATTCTTTGATTTGTTTCTGGCAGCATACCGACTGTAGTCAACGGCAATATCGCTCGCTATGCTGCTGAGATTCATCAGAAGGATAGCTCCGGTACTGTGCAAAAGCTCGTATTCAGCAAATTTGATGCTGCAGAGCTTGGTAACTTAATCAGAGGTGGGATCTTTGTGGATGCATTCTTCAGCTTGGATACTTATGATTATCTGCAGAATGCGGGCATCAGATTGGTGGCCAAAAAATTGGTTATACATTCAAATTAGGGTGATTGATCCATTTCAGATTGTTTCCAGATATGTAATAGCACTGTTTATGCTAAATCTGACTCATAGATATGAGTTGATTTCTCTCATTCATAGCTTCAGAATGACATAGGGCACtgataaaaaaaagattgataTTGTAAATTTATGATACtgtaataattgaataattattgctaataattgaataatttcattttttttatgtactTCTTTCATATGTGTCGAGCATCAcaattcttatttttgtttttttttatacaatatctaaaattaCCTATAGCTTCTTCTCATCCCTTAAATAAGAGAGTAATACATTTCAACGCACTCAAACTTACATATTCGTATTGATGCTAattgaactaagactcaatcaaaaataattttatttttatacattggATATTTCgtgcaaataaataaacttgTTACGGTCTAATCATTTAtgtatctttattatttttaaaaattgtctAAACGTTCTAATTGTGTTTACTTAATGTTTTTAAGATATTCAGtataaagttaaattttgtcaaaatactCAAATAAAAGCTAAATCTTTAATTCTCTCGcgtttcttttatcttttaacaaattaacctaacttagattattatgttttagatTTTTCTAGGAACATCCTTAAgttcattttagtattttaataaaaatgggttaaatttaattcattagaaaataaaaagcatTCAAAaggttttttgaaaacacactTGAAAATTACGtggataatatatattatattatattatattatattatattatattatattatatcatatacGATAAATAGTGACTTCACAGcaacatattaaatatttaacagtttaatgatttaaataaaaattttaaataatttaataattattttatatctttttttaaataatttaacaattattttataatttttaaacaaaccGTAAATTTCGTAATAGTTacatgtagtttacccttttcttGATACCATGTTCAttctttaaaaactaaaaaatattataattattaaaaaacaaaaaaagaattataacaaatatttttaattttttaaataatactaaattagAGAGTCAAATATCCGCGAAGGACCCAAACAGATGTCTTCAGCAATTATCAGTTTAGGCTTAGGGCTAGAAAAAGCCCATGATATGGTGGACAGGCCCCGTTTGCTTTTacgaaagaaaatttaaaagccTTTGTTTGATTAATCTCATCATCTTCGACGCCGTTTCTCCGCGAACCACCAGAAACATCCAGTATTGTTGTTGCTTGCTGAAAGGCCTTAAACAAAGGTGTGTTTTGATTTCGGCAAGTTTGGGggcttttccttttcttgttgGATTTGGATTTACTGTGGGTTTTAGCTCTTATTAATCACCATCTTCCTCTCTGTATCTCCTGGTGAGTTGATATTCTTTTTCTCTGTaatcaaattcattaatttcttaGTTAGAGTTGAACCTTCAGTATTGATTTTCTGGTGGTTTACGCTCTTCCTCGGCGGCGCACGTTCCTTTTCCACCGCTTCTGGAAAAGCATAATACCATCGGCTTTCAGGATTAGGGTTGGCGTCTTTCTCTCCCGTTTCTCTCACTTCAATCCCCTGGTAAGGTTACTTAGTCCTCGAATTCGTTCTCTAGTTTCAATTAATTTCAGTTTTCATCTTGTTAAATGTAGGGGGTTCTTTTTGTAATTTCCAGGAAGCAGGAAAGCGCGAAGCtttaaaattagttgaaagggaattttagattttggaaaTTGTGTGGGGAAAATATGGATGAAGGGAAGGGAGTGGATCAGATGGATCAGTTGGATCAGTTTCATAGAAACGAAGCAATATCAGCCGTTGCTGACGAGAGTTTTTTAGGTGAAGAAGACGATGATTATGAAGACCTTTACAATGATGTTAATGTTGGTGAAGGATTTCTTCAATCTTTAAGAAGAAAcgaagatttagggtttagaaacGAGGAAACTAAGAATagttcaaataataataacggTGGGAAAGTTGGTGGATCACCAATGGGTGCCCCAGAATCTGGTGTTTCAATTCCAGGGGTTGCAGGTGTTGGTGAAAGAGAGGATTCTAGGGTTTCTTATGAGAGTCAAGGGTTTAGGGCTGGTGGTGGTGATGTCAAAGGACCTAGTGCGGGTTTTGGTGGTTGTGGTGGAGGTGGCCTTAGGGTTGAATTAGCACAGGGGTCGAATAAATTGAATGAGGTGGCTGCAGAGCAAAGTGGGAATAAGAGTATTAGTTTAGGTAGTGTAGGTGGTATGGGACATCAGGGACATGGTGTAGGGAATGTAGGGAGTGTTGAGAATGAGGGTTTGGTCAGACAAGGAGTAGGAGGTCCAAGTGTGAATGGCCCTGGTGGCAGTGTTGGTGGCGGTGGCAGTGTGGGTGGCGGTACTATGGTTGGGAATGGTGGTGGAAATGTGGGTGTTGCTGGTGCTGGTGTTGGCCCTGGAGTTGGTGCAAGTGGTGGTGCAGGTGGTGGGACAATATTGTTTGTTGGAGATTTGCATTGGTGGACAACAGATGCTGAACTGGAGTCTGAGTTGTGCAAGTATGGACCTGTGAAGGAAGTGAAGTTTTTCGATGAGAAAGCTAGTGGGAAGTCAAAAGGGTATTGTCAGGTTGAGTTTTATGATCCAGCAGCAGCAACAGCTTGTAAGGAGGGAATGAATGGGCATATGTTTAATGGAAGGCCTTGTGTTGTTGCC harbors:
- the LOC105764674 gene encoding protein NEN1 isoform X2 yields the protein MDPTPTSDNRPEICFFDLETTVPQRRGQGYSILEFGAILVCPKRLLELHSYSSLVRPDDLSLISPASARCNGITREAVISAPSFSEIADEVHDLLHGRVWAGHNIVRFDCVRIREAFEKIGRAAPEPKGIIDSLALLTQRFGRRAGNMKMATLANYFGIGVQSHRSLDDVRMNLEVVKYCATVLFLESSLPDILTWNPQGSPISPSSDDGKSSPEQPSPNMHTLSSSPTSENVPNLSLAGVGNSEHHPRISLLTHHIGGANADVSNPVQPDPFNMSLLRNKIETEALQSDVTMEEKTEQESQDIDIAEGSSSYAGFLALDEVSLNSINASLVPYYRGTQRIKLLHENVGLQLFCPCLRVRFGVDGKFLDQGGWPRLSFVVDASLSLCKILNACDNAAKRIFEDCESSSEWKPIMGINYRYINNPTVRLHIPTVVNGNIARYAAEIHQKDSSGTVQKLVFSKFDAAELGNLIRGGIFVDAFFSLDTYDYLQNAGIRLVAKKLVIHSN
- the LOC128035372 gene encoding protein NEN1-like codes for the protein MGINYRYINNPTVRLHIPTVVNGNIARYAAEIHQKDSSGTVQKLVFSKFDAAELGNLIRGGIFVDAFFSLDTYDYLQNAGIRLVAKKLVIHSD